From the genome of Desulfobaculum xiamenense, one region includes:
- a CDS encoding alkaline phosphatase: protein MDTPHRFALRLRLLLIPLLVLAALHGTNPAFADDATGRNLHPKYVFLLIGDGMGLAQRAAAAAFAGHKLVMDTLPATGLTATQAFDRAITDSAAAGTALATGSKTRISRIGIGPDGERLQSVAEFAHARGMKVGIVTTVSVDHATPAAFYAHVENRSMYHEIAHQLAESGFEYFAGGGLKDPEGRKSKHPKGDARDTLRSAGYRFVDDRAGFLALSAADGKVIVTAPRTHRSGSLPLAIDARPGDTTLAEFTAKGIELLDNPNGFFIMIEGGMIDWACHGNDVATTVREVLAFDDAVAEAVRFARSHPDDTLVVVTADHETGGLALGFAGTDYESAPQLLAAQKVSFRVFTDDVLARFRDGDGPKDFDSFRPIVTEHFGLTFSDGEATPLRLAPQEEAALRDAFALSMRGLPKKNRNAQVSLLYGKDDPLTVTLTRILANKAGMGWTTFAHTAAPVVTTAMGAGSEAFDGFHDNTDIAKVIRRTIDAAHPVANVVN, encoded by the coding sequence ATGGATACCCCTCACCGCTTCGCGCTCCGGCTCCGTCTGCTCCTTATTCCGCTTCTCGTTCTCGCCGCGCTGCACGGCACGAATCCCGCATTCGCCGACGACGCGACTGGCCGGAACCTCCACCCGAAATACGTCTTCCTGCTCATCGGCGACGGCATGGGGCTGGCCCAGCGCGCGGCCGCAGCAGCCTTCGCCGGGCACAAGCTGGTCATGGACACCCTGCCCGCGACGGGCCTCACGGCGACACAGGCCTTCGACCGAGCCATCACCGACTCCGCCGCTGCGGGAACGGCACTGGCAACGGGCAGCAAGACGCGCATCTCGCGCATCGGCATCGGCCCCGACGGCGAACGCCTGCAATCCGTGGCCGAGTTTGCGCACGCGCGGGGCATGAAGGTCGGCATCGTGACCACCGTTTCCGTCGATCACGCCACACCAGCGGCCTTCTACGCCCACGTGGAGAACCGCTCCATGTACCACGAAATCGCCCACCAGCTCGCAGAAAGCGGCTTCGAGTATTTCGCGGGCGGCGGACTCAAGGACCCCGAAGGTCGCAAATCAAAGCACCCCAAGGGCGACGCGCGCGACACCCTGCGCTCCGCTGGATACCGCTTCGTGGATGATCGGGCCGGATTCCTCGCGCTGTCGGCGGCGGACGGCAAGGTCATCGTCACGGCCCCGCGCACGCACCGCTCCGGTTCGCTTCCGCTGGCCATCGACGCCCGCCCCGGAGACACGACACTGGCCGAATTCACCGCCAAGGGCATCGAGCTGCTCGACAATCCGAACGGCTTCTTCATAATGATCGAAGGCGGCATGATCGACTGGGCCTGCCACGGCAACGACGTGGCAACCACCGTGCGCGAGGTACTGGCCTTCGACGACGCCGTGGCCGAGGCCGTGCGCTTCGCCCGCTCGCATCCGGACGACACCCTCGTCGTCGTCACGGCGGACCACGAGACCGGCGGCCTCGCGCTGGGCTTCGCGGGCACGGACTACGAGAGCGCCCCGCAGCTTCTCGCCGCACAGAAGGTCTCGTTTCGCGTCTTCACGGACGACGTCCTCGCCCGCTTTCGCGACGGCGACGGGCCGAAGGATTTCGACTCGTTCAGGCCCATCGTCACCGAGCATTTCGGGCTGACCTTCTCCGACGGCGAGGCAACGCCGCTGCGGCTCGCCCCACAGGAGGAAGCCGCGCTGCGCGACGCCTTCGCCCTGAGCATGCGCGGCCTGCCAAAGAAAAACCGTAACGCGCAGGTCTCACTCCTCTACGGCAAGGACGATCCGCTCACCGTCACCCTCACGCGCATCCTTGCCAATAAGGCGGGCATGGGCTGGACCACCTTCGCGCACACGGCCGCCCCAGTGGTGACCACGGCCATGGGCGCTGGCTCCGAGGCCTTCGATGGCTTCCACGACAACACGGACATCGCCAAGGTGATCCGGCGGACCATCGACGCGGCGCACCCGGTCGCAAACGTCGTCAACTGA